One segment of Thermodesulfovibrio sp. 3907-1M DNA contains the following:
- a CDS encoding tetratricopeptide repeat protein, producing MKTLISIITIILFFSIAWANDALKKGEDFLKTENYLQAKEFFQKFTEDPKLADRALLGLAKAEYFLGNYYEATIPLKRLLRDFKNSSTLNEANLYMGLTYLKIGRLRDAEYYLEKVQQPLEKQAMIGKGWIAFYKGDLRTLQAVLQRLDRKDFNDPETDLLRIKYLAMTGKADEALKEFNKNLKLRKTLYDLDRADVLIRATKFKEAEDVLKKFIEKSNKQYDTIKAKKMLFEMYLTQGKTEEALKIGKEIYFYIPTDDVRLKIYSIYMNSKNYDEALRMLFLFRDKELKNKKIEEFLKTIMHKSPEKAANYIVKIYPFLPADSSLLIQSAQFLISQGRYNEAKNLLRKVQTGTRRAEAVIPYSQILIKEGKYKEAKKFLEPLKEKNPQATALYAQILAQEGDKLTALSYLRRVSKSIKDPEILTLLGDLEYSNGDRKKAIHYWLEASKLGNAEAALKAADYFYLSKKIKEAIQYYKKAIDAGIKDNNSLMWAYYQYGKLAHDKTYLEKVAASKGELSEAARALLH from the coding sequence ATGAAAACTCTGATTAGCATCATTACTATTATTTTATTTTTCAGCATTGCCTGGGCAAATGATGCTCTTAAGAAGGGCGAGGATTTTTTAAAAACTGAGAATTATTTACAGGCAAAGGAGTTTTTTCAAAAGTTTACTGAAGACCCAAAGCTTGCAGATAGAGCACTTTTAGGTCTGGCAAAGGCAGAATACTTCCTTGGAAATTACTATGAAGCCACAATTCCTCTTAAGAGACTTTTAAGAGACTTTAAAAACTCTTCTACTTTAAATGAAGCAAATCTTTACATGGGATTAACATATTTAAAAATTGGAAGACTCAGGGATGCGGAGTATTATCTTGAAAAAGTTCAACAACCTCTTGAAAAACAGGCAATGATTGGCAAAGGCTGGATCGCCTTTTATAAAGGTGATTTAAGGACACTGCAGGCAGTTTTACAGAGGCTTGACAGGAAAGATTTTAATGATCCGGAAACTGATTTATTGAGGATAAAATATCTTGCCATGACAGGCAAAGCTGATGAAGCATTAAAGGAGTTTAATAAAAATCTGAAACTTAGAAAAACTCTTTATGATCTTGACAGAGCTGATGTTTTAATAAGGGCAACTAAATTCAAAGAAGCAGAAGATGTTCTGAAAAAATTCATTGAAAAGTCAAATAAACAATACGATACAATCAAGGCAAAAAAAATGCTCTTTGAGATGTATCTAACACAGGGGAAAACCGAGGAAGCTCTCAAAATAGGAAAAGAGATTTACTTTTATATTCCCACGGATGATGTGAGACTCAAGATTTACTCAATTTACATGAATAGCAAAAACTATGATGAAGCATTGAGAATGCTTTTCTTATTCAGAGATAAGGAGCTTAAAAATAAGAAAATTGAGGAATTTCTAAAAACTATCATGCATAAAAGCCCGGAAAAGGCTGCAAACTATATTGTTAAAATATATCCCTTTTTACCAGCAGATTCCTCTCTACTAATTCAATCAGCTCAATTTCTCATTTCTCAGGGAAGATACAATGAGGCTAAAAATCTACTAAGGAAAGTTCAAACAGGTACAAGAAGAGCAGAGGCAGTGATTCCATACTCACAGATTTTGATAAAAGAGGGCAAGTATAAAGAAGCTAAAAAATTTTTAGAGCCTCTTAAAGAGAAAAATCCTCAAGCAACTGCTCTTTATGCTCAGATTCTTGCTCAGGAAGGAGATAAACTTACCGCACTTTCCTATTTAAGGAGAGTATCAAAATCAATAAAGGATCCTGAGATTTTAACATTATTGGGAGATCTTGAATATTCAAATGGAGATAGAAAAAAGGCAATTCATTACTGGCTTGAAGCGTCAAAGCTTGGCAATGCAGAAGCAGCACTTAAGGCTGCTGACTACTTTTATCTTTCAAAAAAAATAAAAGAGGCAATTCAATATTACAAAAAAGCAATAGATGCGGGAATAAAGGACAATAATTCTCTCATGTGGGCATATTACCAGTATGGCAAACTTGCCCATGATAAAACATATCTTGAAAAGGTTGCCGCTTCAAAGGGAGAACTCTCTGAAGCAGCGAGGGCGCTTCTTCATTAG
- a CDS encoding ATP-binding protein, giving the protein MQDELLKEAILRFNTASEALIKYYSLLEEKVKLLTEEVEQKKRLLSSIIESIDIAVVFFDSEGVIRLINRAGENLFNIKAEDVIGKRDLPIKIQGDMIYPDLGKPFYAIVSRSEVVDSEGNKIGHVFLCKDITRIKELEAENERNRRLTAMGSLVMKIAHEIRNPLGSIELFANMISEDIKEGIHGDYARRISSSVKMLRNTLENMLSFTKGITPKKTFMCLNELIDEIIKEFQELFSRVGIEIHNRIKEKFFLNLDPALMRQALINLIVNAYQAMPEGGTITIDACNDGDFIKLTIKDTGHGIDSNIIDKIFDPFFSTKDRGTGLGLSITGSIISAHSGRIEVKSEINEGTEFAIYLPVK; this is encoded by the coding sequence ATGCAGGACGAACTTTTAAAGGAAGCAATACTAAGATTTAACACAGCCTCTGAAGCTTTAATTAAGTATTACAGCCTTCTTGAAGAAAAAGTAAAACTTCTTACCGAGGAAGTTGAGCAGAAAAAGAGGTTGCTGAGTAGCATAATTGAAAGCATTGACATAGCTGTTGTGTTTTTTGACAGCGAAGGTGTCATCAGATTAATCAATCGGGCAGGTGAGAATCTCTTTAATATTAAAGCAGAAGATGTTATTGGCAAAAGAGATTTACCGATAAAGATTCAGGGAGACATGATTTATCCAGACCTTGGAAAGCCTTTTTATGCAATAGTTTCAAGATCAGAGGTTGTTGATTCAGAAGGAAATAAAATTGGGCATGTTTTTCTCTGCAAAGACATTACGAGAATAAAGGAACTTGAAGCAGAAAATGAAAGAAACAGAAGACTCACTGCTATGGGGTCTCTTGTTATGAAAATAGCTCATGAAATAAGAAATCCTCTTGGAAGCATTGAACTTTTTGCCAATATGATATCTGAAGACATAAAAGAAGGAATTCATGGAGATTATGCACGAAGAATCTCAAGCTCTGTAAAGATGTTAAGAAACACCCTTGAAAACATGCTGAGTTTTACAAAGGGAATAACTCCAAAAAAAACTTTTATGTGTCTCAATGAATTGATTGATGAAATAATAAAGGAGTTTCAGGAACTATTTAGCAGGGTTGGAATAGAGATTCACAACAGAATAAAGGAAAAATTTTTTCTAAACCTTGACCCTGCTCTCATGAGGCAGGCATTGATAAATCTTATTGTTAATGCATATCAGGCAATGCCAGAGGGTGGAACAATTACTATTGATGCATGTAATGATGGTGATTTTATCAAGCTCACTATTAAAGACACCGGTCATGGAATTGACAGTAACATAATAGATAAAATCTTTGATCCCTTTTTCTCCACAAAAGACAGAGGCACAGGACTTGGGCTTAGCATCACAGGAAGTATAATTTCTGCTCATTCAGGAAGAATTGAAGTAAAAAGTGAGATTAATGAAGGCACAGAATTTGCAATATATCTACCTGTGAAATGA
- a CDS encoding sigma-54 dependent transcriptional regulator codes for MKSVLIIDDEPDMGFALKEAVSRFGFASHYYRDPCHVLSSVNLSDFSLIITDVKMPRMSGLEFLAEIRKRGIFTPVIVITGYGSVEDAVKAMKLGAVDYIMKPFSMDTLKSLVFRLIPEEDEIVAESHQMRRLLEIAREIAKTDITVLLTGESGVGKEVIARYIHKHSLRACEPFVAVNCAAITETLLESELFGHEKGAFTGATERKPGKFELANKGTILLDEISEMAYRLQAKLLRVIQEKEVDRVGGTKPIQVDVRIIATTNRDLWEEVKKGNFREDLFYRINVFPLRIPPLRERTEDIVPLAEFFVKRLSNKMSKKFTITEEMKKYLLSNSWQGNVRELENFIYRCAVLSTDGQLRIPEDEVFFEDKKSVKIGKIKDAEKDLIIDALKKTQGNRTKAAKILGISVRTLRNKINEYGLKDL; via the coding sequence ATGAAGTCGGTTCTTATAATAGATGATGAACCTGACATGGGCTTTGCTCTAAAGGAAGCAGTGTCTCGTTTTGGCTTTGCTTCTCATTATTATAGAGACCCTTGTCATGTTCTTTCCTCAGTTAACCTGAGTGATTTCTCTTTAATCATAACAGATGTAAAAATGCCCAGAATGAGTGGTCTTGAGTTTCTTGCTGAGATAAGAAAAAGAGGTATTTTCACTCCTGTAATCGTTATTACAGGGTATGGCTCTGTTGAAGATGCTGTGAAAGCAATGAAGCTTGGTGCTGTGGACTACATTATGAAACCATTTTCAATGGATACTCTGAAATCTCTTGTGTTCAGGCTTATTCCAGAAGAAGATGAAATTGTTGCAGAGTCTCATCAGATGAGAAGACTTCTTGAAATAGCAAGAGAGATAGCAAAAACAGACATTACAGTCCTGCTAACAGGCGAAAGCGGGGTTGGTAAAGAAGTTATTGCAAGATACATTCACAAGCACAGCCTGAGGGCATGTGAACCTTTTGTCGCTGTAAACTGCGCAGCTATTACAGAAACACTTCTTGAGTCAGAGCTTTTTGGTCATGAAAAGGGAGCTTTCACAGGAGCAACTGAAAGAAAACCCGGTAAGTTTGAACTTGCCAATAAAGGAACAATTCTTCTTGATGAGATAAGTGAGATGGCATACAGGCTTCAGGCAAAGCTCTTAAGGGTTATTCAAGAAAAGGAAGTTGATAGAGTTGGTGGAACAAAACCTATCCAAGTTGATGTAAGAATAATTGCCACAACAAATAGAGACCTCTGGGAAGAGGTGAAAAAAGGCAACTTCAGGGAGGACCTTTTTTACAGAATAAATGTGTTTCCATTGAGGATCCCACCTTTAAGAGAAAGAACTGAAGATATAGTTCCGCTTGCAGAGTTTTTCGTAAAAAGACTTTCAAATAAGATGTCAAAAAAATTTACAATTACAGAAGAGATGAAAAAATACCTGCTCAGTAACTCCTGGCAGGGCAATGTCCGAGAACTTGAAAATTTTATATACAGATGTGCTGTTCTAAGTACAGATGGACAGTTAAGGATTCCTGAAGATGAAGTTTTTTTTGAAGACAAAAAATCAGTAAAAATTGGCAAAATAAAGGATGCAGAAAAGGATTTAATAATTGACGCTCTTAAGAAAACTCAAGGAAATCGCACAAAGGCTGCAAAGATTCTTGGAATAAGTGTGAGAACACTGAGGAACAAAATAAATGAATACGGACTTAAAGATTTATGA
- the flgB gene encoding flagellar basal body rod protein FlgB yields the protein MDTTIKILEKVMDICAYRQKILASNIANADTPGYKAKDINFQEELKRAFENDTETYKVIEASTTMPNRDGNTVNIEVEMTKLAETMLMYNTATQLISTRIRMLKDAIKGGR from the coding sequence ATGGATACGACAATAAAAATTCTTGAAAAAGTAATGGATATATGTGCCTACAGGCAAAAAATTCTTGCTTCAAATATTGCAAATGCTGACACACCAGGTTATAAAGCAAAGGACATAAATTTTCAGGAAGAATTAAAAAGAGCATTTGAGAATGATACAGAGACATACAAAGTAATTGAAGCATCAACAACTATGCCAAACAGAGATGGAAATACTGTTAATATAGAAGTGGAGATGACCAAGCTTGCAGAGACAATGCTTATGTATAATACTGCAACGCAACTTATTTCAACAAGAATTCGCATGCTTAAAGACGCAATCAAAGGAGGTAGATGA
- the flgC gene encoding flagellar basal body rod protein FlgC, translating into MKDIFLPLKVSATGLEAQKIRLNLIASNLANINSTRSPEGGPYRRKDVIFTTYMYDQISQGVDVAKIVEDQRPLRVVYDPSHPDADKDGYVRYPNVNPMEEMINLISASRAYEANLTMINSYKDMFMKTIDILRI; encoded by the coding sequence ATGAAGGATATATTTTTACCTCTAAAGGTTTCAGCAACAGGGCTTGAAGCTCAGAAGATAAGACTCAATTTAATTGCCTCAAATCTTGCAAACATTAATTCAACGAGAAGTCCTGAAGGAGGTCCCTATCGCAGAAAAGATGTTATTTTTACCACATATATGTATGACCAGATTTCTCAGGGTGTTGATGTGGCGAAAATAGTGGAAGACCAGAGACCTTTGAGAGTTGTTTATGATCCATCACATCCTGATGCAGATAAAGATGGATATGTGAGATATCCAAATGTAAATCCAATGGAAGAAATGATTAATCTTATTTCTGCATCCCGTGCCTATGAAGCAAATCTTACGATGATTAACTCATACAAGGACATGTTTATGAAAACCATAGATATATTGAGGATTTAG
- the fliE gene encoding flagellar hook-basal body complex protein FliE, with product MTEIKNISEILGKTQEELKNLKGAQKESFEQALKDAIKEASQVEQEAQNAIEAFAKGELSINQVVMAMQKADLTLQTLIQVRNKVITAYEEISRMQV from the coding sequence ATGACAGAAATAAAAAACATAAGCGAAATTTTAGGGAAAACTCAGGAGGAGTTAAAAAATCTAAAAGGAGCTCAAAAAGAATCCTTTGAACAGGCTTTAAAAGATGCTATAAAAGAGGCATCTCAGGTAGAGCAGGAAGCTCAAAATGCAATTGAAGCTTTTGCAAAGGGTGAATTAAGCATTAATCAGGTTGTTATGGCAATGCAAAAGGCTGACCTTACTCTTCAAACACTCATTCAGGTCAGAAACAAAGTAATAACAGCCTATGAAGAAATCTCTCGCATGCAGGTTTAA
- the fliF gene encoding flagellar basal-body MS-ring/collar protein FliF, translating into MPVTDRIKTAIENIKNMPLNRKLALGGLVVIVFALILTLFLWLPKQDYQVLYSNLSTEDAGNVINKLKEKKVPYQVKDNAIYVPSGKVYELRLELAAQGIPSGGGVGFEIFDKTQIGLTEFSQRINYIRALQGELQRTIKQLQEVAEARVHIAIPEKTIFTEKEDHPTASVVLKLKPGRTLTKEQVTSIVHLVSSSVEGLSPQYVTVVDQYGNLLSAPKDPTQLVEASQIEYKRNIEKTYEKNIQSMLENIVGKGKAIVRVSADIDFSKVEKVEEKYDPDTIAIRQEQRTQEKTMGPQVGGIPGVLSNQPGQPPAAASQNVQSQRQQESINYEVSKSISKILQSTGQIKKISVAVLVDGTYREEKGKKVYVPRSDEEIKKYQELVQAAIGYNKERGDYVIVESMPFEVIPEEKPGIDYIGIAKTVLKYLIPLIIVALIILFVVKPIIELLKRPVEEKITKKEVIISEEAIPPVPERDIKEEIRHIAKTNPKKVVAILREWISE; encoded by the coding sequence ATGCCAGTTACAGACAGAATAAAAACAGCCATAGAAAACATTAAAAACATGCCTCTCAATAGAAAGCTGGCGCTTGGTGGTCTTGTTGTCATTGTTTTTGCACTTATTTTGACTTTGTTTCTATGGCTACCAAAGCAGGATTATCAAGTCTTATACAGTAATCTTTCAACAGAAGATGCAGGAAATGTAATCAATAAACTGAAAGAGAAAAAAGTGCCCTATCAGGTTAAGGACAATGCCATATATGTTCCTTCAGGGAAAGTTTATGAACTGAGACTTGAACTGGCTGCACAGGGAATTCCCTCAGGAGGTGGCGTTGGTTTTGAGATATTTGATAAAACTCAAATAGGACTTACAGAGTTTTCTCAGCGTATAAACTATATAAGGGCTTTGCAGGGTGAACTTCAAAGAACAATTAAACAGCTTCAGGAAGTTGCTGAGGCAAGGGTTCACATAGCAATTCCAGAAAAAACAATATTCACAGAAAAGGAGGACCATCCAACAGCATCTGTTGTACTCAAACTCAAACCTGGAAGAACCCTCACAAAGGAGCAAGTAACAAGCATAGTTCACCTTGTATCAAGCAGTGTGGAAGGTCTTTCTCCTCAATATGTAACTGTTGTTGACCAGTATGGCAATCTTCTTTCCGCACCAAAGGATCCGACACAGCTTGTTGAGGCTTCTCAGATTGAATACAAAAGAAACATTGAAAAAACTTATGAGAAAAACATTCAAAGCATGCTTGAAAATATTGTTGGCAAAGGAAAAGCAATAGTCAGGGTTTCTGCAGATATAGATTTTTCAAAGGTTGAAAAGGTTGAGGAAAAATATGATCCTGACACCATAGCAATCAGGCAGGAACAGCGCACACAGGAAAAGACAATGGGACCTCAGGTAGGAGGAATTCCGGGAGTGCTTTCAAATCAACCCGGTCAACCTCCAGCAGCAGCTTCTCAGAATGTACAATCTCAAAGACAGCAGGAAAGCATAAACTATGAGGTAAGCAAAAGTATAAGCAAAATTCTTCAATCCACAGGTCAGATAAAAAAGATATCTGTAGCTGTTCTGGTTGATGGAACTTATAGAGAAGAAAAGGGTAAAAAAGTTTATGTTCCAAGAAGTGATGAAGAGATTAAAAAGTATCAAGAGCTTGTTCAGGCAGCCATAGGATATAATAAAGAAAGAGGTGATTATGTGATAGTGGAAAGTATGCCCTTTGAAGTCATACCTGAAGAAAAGCCAGGGATTGACTATATAGGCATAGCAAAAACAGTTCTTAAATACCTGATACCTCTAATTATTGTTGCCCTTATAATTCTTTTTGTTGTAAAACCAATAATTGAATTGCTTAAAAGACCAGTGGAAGAAAAAATTACAAAGAAAGAAGTCATTATATCTGAGGAAGCTATTCCTCCAGTACCAGAAAGAGACATAAAGGAAGAGATAAGGCATATAGCAAAAACAAATCCCAAAAAAGTTGTCGCCATTCTAAGAGAGTGGATAAGCGAGTAA
- the fliG gene encoding flagellar motor switch protein FliG yields MRKFSGIEKVAALLSLIGEDAATELFKHFDPIELARIIPMMSRIKLTPEEAEAVLKEFAEKVGTAPVMVDEEYIKTILTKAFGEEQAAKLISKIESGASAFDILRWLDSQSIATMLQREHPQTIAIVLAHLEPTQAAEVLSRFPEQLKIEVSQRIANLDQISPTILTELEDVLQSQLRSYTQSRRIGGVKTVAEILNQMDRTSEELILKNIEEKDPILADEIRKLMFTFEDLLYVDDRGIQTILKEISTDDLALALKMASEELKEKIFKNMSSRAVEILKEEMEAKGPVRVSDVEKAQMNIVRVARRLEEEGKIVVGKRGGEAIVT; encoded by the coding sequence ATGAGAAAATTTTCAGGCATAGAAAAAGTTGCAGCCCTTCTTTCATTAATTGGTGAAGATGCGGCAACAGAATTATTCAAACATTTTGATCCCATTGAACTTGCCCGAATTATTCCCATGATGTCAAGAATAAAACTTACTCCAGAGGAGGCTGAAGCAGTACTTAAGGAGTTTGCAGAGAAAGTGGGCACTGCTCCTGTTATGGTTGATGAGGAATACATTAAAACAATTCTTACAAAAGCCTTTGGAGAGGAACAGGCAGCAAAGCTCATAAGCAAGATTGAAAGTGGAGCAAGTGCCTTTGATATTTTAAGGTGGCTTGATTCTCAGAGCATAGCAACAATGCTTCAAAGAGAGCATCCTCAAACAATTGCCATAGTTCTGGCTCATTTAGAACCAACACAGGCAGCAGAGGTTTTAAGCAGATTTCCAGAGCAGCTTAAAATAGAGGTTTCTCAAAGAATTGCTAATCTTGACCAGATTTCTCCTACAATACTCACTGAGCTTGAAGATGTTCTGCAGAGCCAGCTTCGCTCATACACACAATCAAGAAGAATTGGTGGAGTAAAAACAGTTGCTGAGATTCTCAATCAGATGGACAGAACCAGTGAGGAGTTAATTCTAAAAAACATTGAAGAAAAAGATCCAATTCTTGCTGATGAAATAAGAAAACTCATGTTTACCTTTGAAGATCTTCTCTATGTTGATGACAGAGGAATTCAAACAATTCTTAAAGAGATTTCCACTGATGATCTTGCCCTTGCACTTAAGATGGCTTCTGAAGAATTAAAGGAAAAGATATTCAAAAATATGTCAAGCAGAGCAGTTGAGATACTTAAAGAAGAAATGGAGGCAAAAGGACCTGTTCGGGTAAGTGATGTGGAAAAGGCTCAGATGAACATTGTAAGGGTTGCAAGAAGACTTGAGGAAGAAGGCAAAATTGTAGTTGGGAAACGAGGAGGAGAGGCAATTGTTACCTAA
- a CDS encoding FliH/SctL family protein, translating to MLPKEIKPYNFLCFDENKKSVERQETKFNEEIIKKGYEAGFNKGYEAGVNEGFKKGYEEGLEKSQKEVKEKTYELVRATEIFKNLIKELTEFKQKQVEFFFPQILKLAFQIAEKIVATKISFDKEVTLSVVKEALKAVPLNEEKIIIKVNPEDYGFISQKIETLEIESARLQVEPSTEITHGGCSIETQSQHIVSTIEQRLKEIENALNSILFQ from the coding sequence TTGTTACCTAAGGAAATAAAGCCTTACAACTTTCTGTGTTTTGATGAAAATAAAAAATCTGTTGAAAGACAGGAGACTAAATTTAATGAAGAAATCATAAAAAAAGGCTATGAAGCCGGTTTTAATAAAGGTTATGAAGCCGGAGTTAATGAGGGTTTTAAAAAAGGCTACGAAGAGGGTCTTGAAAAAAGCCAGAAGGAAGTAAAAGAAAAAACTTACGAACTTGTGAGAGCAACAGAAATCTTTAAAAATCTGATAAAAGAATTAACAGAATTTAAACAAAAGCAGGTAGAATTTTTCTTCCCTCAAATTTTAAAGCTTGCCTTTCAGATAGCAGAGAAAATCGTGGCTACAAAAATTTCCTTTGACAAGGAAGTAACACTTTCAGTTGTTAAAGAAGCATTAAAAGCCGTTCCTTTGAATGAGGAAAAGATAATCATAAAGGTTAATCCGGAGGATTATGGTTTTATCTCTCAAAAAATTGAGACTCTTGAAATTGAAAGTGCTCGCCTTCAAGTAGAACCTTCCACTGAGATCACACATGGAGGCTGTTCAATTGAGACTCAATCTCAGCATATTGTATCAACAATTGAGCAGAGACTTAAGGAGATAGAGAATGCTCTCAATTCAATCCTTTTTCAGTGA
- a CDS encoding FliI/YscN family ATPase: MLSIQSFFSEAEKALQQINPLKIYGKVTKAVGLIVESIGINASIGDICEIITEGNTIEAEVVGFKNGNILLSPLGEIYGIRTGAKIAVKGKQSYVSVSGDILGRIIDGTGKPIDGKEPVKGKPFPIYKDAINPLEREIIEEPLDLGIRTINALITCGKGQKIGIMAGSGVGKSVLLGMIAKYTSADVNVIALIGERGREVREFIENDLGDEGLKKSVVVVSTSDTPALARIRGAFLATAIAEYFRSKGKDVLLLMDSLTRFAMAQREIGLAAGEPPTMKGYPPSVFNLMPKLLERVGVTKNGGSITGIYTVLVEGDDLSDPVADAARAILDGHIVLSRELANRNHYPAIDPLKSISRLMKDIIDEKHMKYAQRLLELLAIYARYEDIINIGAYKEGTNPQVDLAIKMMDRINSFLRQDINEKVSFQESLSQLYSLFEEQ; the protein is encoded by the coding sequence ATGCTCTCAATTCAATCCTTTTTCAGTGAAGCTGAAAAGGCTCTGCAGCAGATAAATCCTTTAAAGATTTACGGAAAAGTAACAAAAGCTGTTGGACTTATTGTTGAAAGCATTGGAATAAATGCAAGCATCGGAGACATCTGTGAAATTATTACTGAGGGAAACACGATTGAAGCTGAGGTTGTAGGTTTTAAAAATGGAAACATATTACTTTCTCCACTGGGCGAGATTTACGGAATAAGAACAGGAGCAAAAATTGCTGTGAAGGGTAAACAGAGCTATGTTTCTGTGAGTGGTGATATTCTTGGAAGAATAATCGATGGAACAGGAAAACCCATTGATGGCAAAGAGCCAGTAAAAGGAAAGCCTTTTCCAATATATAAAGATGCTATTAATCCCCTTGAAAGAGAAATCATTGAGGAACCTCTTGATCTTGGCATAAGAACTATAAATGCCCTTATAACATGCGGCAAAGGACAGAAGATTGGAATTATGGCAGGAAGCGGAGTTGGGAAAAGTGTTCTTCTTGGAATGATTGCAAAATATACTTCAGCAGATGTAAATGTAATAGCGCTTATTGGTGAGCGTGGTAGAGAAGTAAGAGAATTTATTGAAAATGACTTAGGAGATGAAGGCTTAAAGAAGTCAGTCGTGGTTGTTTCAACCTCTGACACGCCAGCTCTTGCACGCATCAGGGGTGCTTTTTTAGCAACTGCTATAGCAGAGTATTTCAGGTCAAAGGGCAAAGATGTACTTTTACTTATGGATTCACTTACCCGTTTTGCAATGGCGCAGAGAGAAATAGGGCTTGCAGCAGGTGAGCCTCCCACAATGAAAGGATATCCACCGAGTGTTTTCAATTTAATGCCAAAGCTTCTTGAGAGAGTGGGAGTCACGAAAAATGGTGGCTCAATAACAGGAATCTACACTGTGCTTGTTGAAGGAGATGATCTTTCAGATCCTGTTGCTGATGCAGCAAGAGCAATTCTTGATGGACATATTGTGCTAAGTAGAGAGCTGGCAAACAGGAATCACTATCCTGCAATTGATCCACTGAAGAGTATAAGCAGACTGATGAAAGACATTATTGATGAAAAACACATGAAGTATGCTCAAAGGCTTCTTGAGCTTCTTGCAATCTATGCAAGATATGAGGACATCATAAATATTGGTGCATATAAAGAAGGAACAAATCCTCAGGTTGATCTTGCTATTAAGATGATGGACAGAATAAACAGCTTCTTAAGGCAGGATATAAATGAAAAGGTTAGTTTTCAGGAAAGCCTCAGTCAGCTTTACAGTTTATTTGAAGAGCAATGA
- a CDS encoding flagellar hook-length control protein FliK has protein sequence MMLTGNINLNALNLIKTQVAVTSNPNGFDDLFKELLKFLFENKDISTDASADNNPFVPPFVSLQNLLFQDFTNFKELFQSSEFSSELKASLSLLQSGQIDIKELSSLLQNLKSQNNRNEIQSLIENFDGKILLNKEKQHPNSLNLSEVVQIYSNKGNSEQLLFNSESFSCSQGKLSAESPSTLLLNIIKTYSESSGNHSDFQNIHMIKKTFNKEELSSQLSIFHNIQEKINEIKDAQQKIELPFTRLKEVSDIVFKALSSSQKTIIVQLEPPELGKILIKLSMDNAGLRADMKVDYPHVKEALSGLIPEIKSNLESTGLKVSDFLLDLMKENRGYSDSYNGQGQRKYRGNQKFFEYFV, from the coding sequence ATGATGTTAACAGGAAACATAAATCTAAATGCATTAAATTTAATCAAAACACAGGTGGCTGTAACAAGTAACCCCAACGGATTTGATGATCTCTTCAAGGAACTTCTGAAGTTTCTCTTTGAAAATAAGGACATATCAACTGATGCTTCAGCAGATAATAATCCCTTTGTTCCTCCCTTTGTTTCTTTACAGAATTTGCTATTTCAGGATTTTACAAACTTTAAAGAACTCTTTCAGTCTTCAGAGTTTTCTTCTGAACTAAAAGCCTCCCTCAGTCTTCTTCAGTCAGGTCAGATAGATATAAAAGAATTGAGCAGTCTTTTGCAAAATCTTAAATCTCAGAATAACAGAAATGAAATTCAGAGTTTAATTGAAAATTTTGATGGAAAAATTCTTTTAAATAAAGAAAAACAGCACCCAAATAGTTTAAACTTATCAGAAGTAGTTCAAATTTATTCAAACAAAGGTAATTCCGAGCAACTTCTTTTTAATTCCGAGTCATTCAGCTGCTCTCAGGGTAAGCTCAGCGCTGAGTCTCCTTCAACTTTACTTTTAAATATTATTAAAACCTATTCAGAAAGCAGTGGTAATCACTCAGATTTTCAGAATATTCACATGATAAAGAAAACTTTCAATAAAGAAGAGTTATCATCACAATTAAGTATTTTTCACAATATTCAGGAAAAAATCAATGAAATTAAGGATGCTCAGCAAAAAATTGAACTTCCCTTTACCCGGTTAAAGGAAGTCTCAGATATAGTTTTTAAGGCATTATCTAGTTCTCAGAAAACCATAATAGTGCAGCTTGAACCACCAGAGCTTGGTAAAATACTGATTAAACTCTCCATGGACAATGCGGGTTTGAGAGCTGATATGAAAGTTGATTATCCCCATGTAAAAGAGGCTCTTTCAGGACTTATTCCTGAGATTAAAAGCAATCTTGAGTCAACAGGACTAAAGGTTTCGGATTTTCTGCTTGATTTGATGAAGGAGAATCGTGGATACTCTGATTCCTACAATGGTCAGGGACAGAGAAAATACAGAGGCAATCAGAAATTTTTTGAATACTTTGTATGA